The following proteins are encoded in a genomic region of Phycisphaerae bacterium:
- a CDS encoding restriction endonuclease subunit S produces MSWPTKPLGELATFRNGLNYTKANFGRGIKVINVKDFQSFAQPEYDTLDEIDPAGLVDDDDILRHGDIVFVRSNGNRELVGRSLLINEPPEPIAFSAFAIRARFTDCSSVPHFYAHFFRSPEFRRRLSLQGAGTNICNLNQTILRHISVPAPPPDIQVEVSAVLNTYDDLITNSRRRMTLLEEAAQLLYHEWFVRLRYPGHEHVRAVEGVPTGWERVPLGQRITLNYGKALKADDRIEGPFPVFGSSGIVGTHEKPLVNGPGIVVGRKGNVGSVYWSPIPFFPIDTVYFIAPDTSDLYLYYAIKQMQFISTDVAVPGLNRDFAYSRPLLCPARQIRDAFLDAVSPIHTQLAILDELNSKLREARDLLLPRLMSSEITVKEAASDVH; encoded by the coding sequence ATGAGTTGGCCCACGAAACCACTTGGAGAGCTCGCGACATTTCGCAACGGCCTGAATTATACCAAAGCGAACTTTGGTCGCGGCATTAAGGTAATCAACGTCAAGGATTTTCAGTCATTCGCACAACCCGAGTATGATACGCTCGACGAGATTGATCCTGCAGGCCTAGTGGATGATGATGATATCCTAAGGCACGGCGACATTGTCTTTGTCCGATCCAATGGTAACCGCGAGCTTGTTGGTCGGAGTCTGCTAATAAACGAGCCCCCAGAGCCAATTGCGTTTTCCGCTTTTGCAATCCGCGCGCGCTTTACTGATTGTTCATCCGTTCCGCATTTCTATGCTCATTTTTTCCGCTCACCAGAATTTCGTCGCAGATTGTCTCTTCAAGGTGCCGGCACAAACATCTGCAATTTGAATCAGACGATTCTCCGCCACATCTCTGTTCCGGCTCCACCGCCGGACATTCAGGTGGAGGTGTCGGCAGTGCTAAACACGTATGATGACTTGATAACAAACAGTCGTCGCCGAATGACGCTATTGGAGGAAGCCGCGCAGCTGCTTTATCACGAGTGGTTTGTCCGACTTCGCTATCCCGGCCATGAGCACGTCCGCGCCGTGGAAGGCGTTCCGACCGGTTGGGAACGCGTGCCACTCGGTCAGCGGATTACGCTGAACTACGGAAAAGCCCTGAAGGCGGATGACCGAATTGAAGGCCCGTTTCCCGTGTTTGGGTCGAGTGGAATCGTCGGAACGCACGAGAAGCCGCTAGTTAATGGTCCCGGAATCGTGGTAGGTCGGAAGGGAAACGTCGGGAGCGTTTACTGGTCGCCAATACCCTTCTTTCCAATCGATACGGTATATTTCATCGCTCCTGACACTAGCGATCTGTATCTCTACTACGCGATTAAGCAGATGCAGTTTATTAGCACGGACGTAGCAGTGCCCGGTCTGAATCGTGACTTTGCATACAGCCGTCCACTTCTGTGTCCAGCACGGCAGATACGAGATGCCTTCCTTGATGCTGTCTCACCGATTCACACGCAACTCGCAATACTCGATGAATTGAATTCGAAGCTGCGCGAGGCTCGCGACCTCTTGTTGCCCCGCCTCATGAGCAGCGAAATCACGGTAAAAGAGGCGGCTTCGGATGTTCACTGA
- a CDS encoding N-6 DNA methylase, with translation MMHDIEKLEGDLWEAADQLRANSKLTSSEYCMPVLGVIFLRHAANRFDAATKQIQDDQAAGRMPKRKPIVADYIKRRAMWLPELARYENILSLPKGTDIGESLIAAMNAIEETYEPLAGVLPKDYTIFERTVLEDLLKIFNRDALRNASGDVFGRIYEYFLMKFAMQGAQDNGEFFTPPSLVQTIVNVIEPDHGIVFDPACGSGGMFVQSSHFIEKLGQDTAKRVRFFGQEKTATTIKLAKMNLAVHGLEGDIREANTFYQDEHTLAGKADFVMANPPFNVDMVDAERVKPDTKRLPFGLPGVNKEKKVSNGNYLWISYFWSYLNDKGRAGFVMSSQASGAGHGEAEVRKKIIETSDVDVMISIRPNFFYTRTVPCELWHFDKGKPAERRGQVLMIDARNIYRKVTRKIYDFSPEQLTNLTAIVWLYRGQSDRFTALVQRYLDHTISEAASIAEPANSFRDAYAALVDATATFLRSLTNDSPLCGLAGERDTAAKACFDSLDEWAKRIAKDWRKPCKTEFAAQKRRLAELDDLATACRELVRDVDLVCKVSKRLVDAAEKNGQAREHENWDGRAIGRLEKDLDARRRELVEQLKQTVYFERQAHWLVSRFPDAKFAAVPGLCRIVTRADFEAADWSLTPGRFVGVAPPEVDKDFDFEEAIRGIHTELADLNEEAATLALAIQRNLEGLGI, from the coding sequence ATGATGCACGATATCGAAAAGCTCGAAGGCGACCTTTGGGAAGCAGCGGACCAACTCCGCGCCAACTCGAAACTCACCTCGTCCGAGTATTGCATGCCGGTTCTCGGCGTGATTTTCCTTCGCCATGCAGCGAATCGGTTTGACGCTGCAACGAAGCAGATTCAAGACGACCAGGCCGCGGGACGAATGCCGAAGCGAAAGCCCATCGTGGCCGATTACATCAAGCGGCGGGCTATGTGGCTGCCGGAGCTGGCCCGCTACGAGAACATCCTCTCGTTACCCAAGGGCACAGACATCGGCGAGTCGCTTATCGCGGCGATGAACGCGATCGAAGAAACCTACGAACCGCTCGCGGGCGTTCTGCCCAAGGACTACACGATCTTCGAGCGAACCGTGCTTGAAGATCTGCTCAAGATCTTTAACCGCGACGCGCTTCGCAACGCGAGCGGCGACGTGTTTGGCCGCATCTACGAGTACTTCCTTATGAAGTTCGCAATGCAGGGGGCACAGGATAATGGCGAGTTCTTCACGCCCCCTTCCCTTGTTCAGACCATCGTCAATGTTATCGAGCCGGACCACGGGATAGTCTTCGATCCCGCATGCGGCTCCGGCGGCATGTTCGTGCAGTCGAGTCATTTCATCGAGAAGCTCGGTCAGGACACCGCCAAGCGCGTGCGGTTTTTCGGCCAAGAGAAAACCGCTACCACGATCAAACTCGCAAAGATGAACCTTGCGGTTCATGGCCTAGAGGGCGACATCCGCGAGGCCAACACCTTCTATCAAGACGAACACACGCTCGCCGGCAAGGCCGACTTCGTCATGGCCAATCCCCCGTTCAACGTCGACATGGTCGATGCCGAACGCGTGAAGCCGGATACGAAGCGGCTACCATTCGGCCTGCCCGGTGTGAACAAGGAAAAGAAGGTCAGCAACGGCAACTATCTGTGGATCTCTTATTTCTGGAGCTACCTGAACGATAAAGGTCGAGCGGGCTTCGTCATGTCATCGCAGGCCTCCGGTGCCGGCCATGGCGAGGCCGAAGTTCGCAAGAAGATTATCGAAACGAGCGACGTGGACGTGATGATTTCGATTCGCCCGAACTTCTTTTACACCCGCACGGTTCCATGCGAGCTCTGGCACTTCGACAAGGGCAAGCCCGCCGAGCGCCGCGGCCAGGTACTCATGATCGATGCGCGGAACATCTACCGAAAGGTCACGCGGAAGATATACGACTTTTCCCCCGAGCAACTCACGAACCTCACGGCTATCGTCTGGCTCTATCGTGGTCAATCAGATCGATTCACCGCGCTGGTTCAGCGCTACCTCGACCATACGATTTCAGAAGCCGCGTCCATCGCAGAACCAGCGAACTCCTTCCGCGACGCCTACGCCGCACTCGTCGATGCGACTGCGACGTTTCTTAGGTCCCTTACGAACGATTCGCCGCTCTGCGGCCTTGCGGGCGAACGCGATACCGCCGCCAAAGCGTGCTTTGACTCGCTCGACGAATGGGCGAAACGCATAGCTAAGGATTGGCGGAAGCCTTGCAAGACAGAGTTCGCCGCACAGAAGCGGCGGCTGGCCGAGCTTGATGACCTGGCCACGGCCTGCCGCGAACTCGTTAGGGACGTTGACCTTGTGTGCAAAGTCTCAAAGAGGCTCGTGGACGCGGCCGAGAAGAACGGACAAGCACGAGAGCATGAGAATTGGGACGGCCGTGCAATCGGCCGGCTGGAGAAAGACCTCGATGCTCGACGCCGCGAACTCGTGGAACAGTTGAAACAGACGGTGTATTTCGAGCGGCAGGCGCATTGGCTCGTCTCCCGCTTTCCGGATGCGAAGTTCGCGGCCGTGCCGGGGCTATGCCGGATCGTCACCCGCGCGGACTTCGAGGCCGCTGATTGGAGCCTGACGCCGGGGCGATTTGTTGGAGTTGCACCACCTGAAGTGGACAAGGACTTTGATTTTGAAGAGGCGATCCGTGGCATTCACACTGAACTTGCCGACCTGAACGAGGAGGCAGCGACACTAGCCCTTGCAATTCAGAGGAACTTGGAGGGGCTTGGGATATGA
- a CDS encoding tyrosine-type recombinase/integrase, which yields MVHLAGSNARFAYDEFFAGEENSHTERAYRHAVHRFLQHCESIGVALPEVTPGIVSDYLKRLQAQVKTRRNEAERFKAASKPTKKLHLAGIRKFFDKLVERHAIVLNPALSVRGPKHSMTEGKTPALSVKQARELLAGIDTRTVIGLRDRAIIAVMIYTAVRAGAVAKLRRRDFYADGRQSVFRFDEKGGKIRDIPARHDLDGFVREYLNAVGTIHDGESPLFRSAVGRTGKLGENGMSENDVLRMVKRRLQAAGLPADRLTCHSFRATTITDLLDQGVPLEDVQYLAGHSDPRTTRLYDRRKKQVTRNIVERISI from the coding sequence TTGGTCCACCTCGCTGGGAGCAACGCCCGGTTCGCGTATGACGAGTTCTTCGCCGGAGAAGAAAACTCGCACACGGAGCGAGCGTACCGGCACGCAGTGCATCGGTTCCTTCAGCATTGCGAATCCATCGGCGTCGCGTTGCCGGAAGTGACGCCCGGCATCGTGAGCGATTATCTCAAGCGGCTTCAGGCCCAGGTCAAGACACGCCGCAACGAGGCAGAGCGATTCAAAGCGGCGTCGAAGCCGACCAAGAAGCTCCACTTGGCGGGCATCCGCAAATTCTTCGACAAGCTCGTGGAGCGTCACGCGATCGTTTTGAATCCCGCGTTGTCCGTTCGCGGGCCGAAGCACAGCATGACCGAGGGCAAAACGCCTGCCCTGAGCGTGAAGCAGGCTCGCGAGTTGCTCGCCGGGATCGACACCCGCACCGTCATCGGGCTTCGAGACCGCGCCATCATCGCAGTCATGATTTACACTGCCGTTCGTGCGGGAGCCGTCGCTAAGTTGCGTCGGCGAGATTTCTACGCCGACGGTCGTCAGTCGGTGTTTCGGTTCGACGAGAAAGGCGGCAAGATACGGGACATCCCTGCCCGTCACGACCTGGACGGCTTCGTTCGCGAATATCTCAATGCAGTCGGCACGATTCACGACGGAGAGTCTCCCCTCTTCCGCTCCGCAGTCGGTCGAACCGGGAAGTTAGGGGAAAACGGCATGAGCGAAAATGACGTGCTCAGGATGGTGAAAAGACGGCTACAAGCCGCCGGATTGCCAGCAGATCGATTGACGTGTCATTCCTTTCGCGCCACGACGATCACCGACCTGCTTGATCAAGGCGTGCCGCTGGAGGATGTTCAGTACCTAGCGGGCCATTCTGATCCGCGAACGACTCGGTTATACGACCGCCGCAAGAAACAAGTGACTCGGAACATTGTCGAACGAATTTCAATTTAG
- a CDS encoding ImmA/IrrE family metallo-endopeptidase codes for MSDSEKKQSELEAKLREALGFNPPTAKEAEALMRKAKGIPMTRAVVQRIVDQAVRGEMPEPLLAPDYVWLADVPTAEASEFVFNRNRAGTTKDVPPERWEEVRRRCERAETAAQDIVVNMGLSPPIDPFAIAESETPILHVQAKDFGNRFDGQLEFDKVSREFVMLVNSKYDATWPQKGHHPRTRFSVAHELGHYFLDHHRARLIRGGHPHPSHSDFTSDLMFEREADHFASALLMPLSQLKDRAMRFSPGLPAMRGIADHFGTSLTSAAIRYVSANLAPVVVLKWNPDGFGWKWLSDAAYAAGIRKTIEQTDLVPRDSATGRVLAGEAGVGQPIEQGTTAAAWFPFIQHGSTRNDILTEQAISLGEHGSLTVLFPQGGRFSTAREW; via the coding sequence ATGAGCGACAGCGAGAAAAAACAGAGTGAGCTTGAGGCGAAACTTCGCGAAGCACTCGGTTTCAATCCACCGACGGCAAAAGAGGCCGAGGCATTGATGCGGAAGGCCAAGGGCATTCCGATGACACGAGCCGTCGTGCAGCGAATCGTGGACCAAGCAGTCAGAGGAGAGATGCCCGAGCCGTTGCTCGCTCCAGATTACGTGTGGCTCGCTGACGTGCCAACCGCTGAAGCCAGTGAGTTTGTTTTCAATCGGAATCGTGCCGGCACTACGAAAGATGTTCCACCTGAGAGATGGGAGGAGGTTCGCCGACGGTGCGAACGAGCAGAGACGGCGGCTCAGGACATCGTGGTGAATATGGGCTTAAGCCCTCCAATCGACCCCTTCGCAATCGCTGAAAGTGAGACTCCAATACTCCACGTTCAAGCGAAAGACTTCGGAAATCGCTTCGATGGGCAACTGGAGTTTGACAAAGTAAGTCGCGAGTTTGTGATGCTCGTGAACTCCAAGTATGACGCCACGTGGCCCCAGAAGGGCCATCATCCGCGTACGCGTTTTTCTGTTGCTCATGAACTCGGGCACTACTTCCTTGACCACCACCGAGCTCGGTTGATTCGCGGCGGACATCCGCACCCGTCACACTCCGACTTCACGAGTGACCTTATGTTTGAGCGTGAGGCGGACCACTTTGCATCAGCGTTGTTGATGCCGCTTAGCCAGCTTAAGGACCGAGCGATGAGATTCTCGCCGGGACTTCCTGCCATGCGAGGGATTGCCGACCATTTTGGAACGTCGCTAACAAGTGCAGCCATTCGCTATGTCTCTGCGAATCTGGCACCAGTCGTCGTCCTCAAGTGGAACCCCGATGGCTTCGGATGGAAGTGGCTCTCGGACGCGGCGTACGCGGCCGGCATAAGAAAGACGATTGAACAAACGGATCTCGTGCCGCGAGATTCTGCGACTGGCCGAGTGCTCGCAGGCGAGGCAGGTGTTGGACAGCCCATCGAGCAAGGTACGACAGCGGCAGCTTGGTTCCCCTTCATTCAACACGGAAGTACGCGAAACGACATTTTGACGGAGCAGGCAATTTCGCTTGGCGAACACGGCTCGCTGACTGTTCTCTTTCCTCAGGGCGGCAGATTCTCGACGGCTCGGGAGTGGTAA
- a CDS encoding DUF2188 domain-containing protein: protein MANSKNYSVGPHDDGWQVKRDGAGRASSVHDTKADAVRAGKELAKVSGGELRIKGQNGRIQNSNTYGPHDPNPPKDTKH from the coding sequence ATGGCAAACAGCAAGAATTACAGCGTGGGCCCGCACGACGATGGCTGGCAGGTGAAGCGTGACGGTGCCGGCCGGGCCTCATCGGTCCACGATACTAAGGCGGATGCCGTCAGGGCCGGAAAGGAGCTCGCCAAAGTGAGCGGCGGCGAACTTCGTATCAAGGGCCAGAACGGGCGGATTCAGAACAGCAACACGTACGGGCCGCATGACCCCAACCCGCCGAAGGATACGAAGCATTGA
- a CDS encoding nucleotidyltransferase has translation MFNQAAFSSQRQGITVSQRFDRFLSNLRLTEDQRQDGITKHGGVRSCLNEHYWGTTSTTANSMLVGSWGKNTEIRPPRDIDVLFCLPKSVYDRFQTRPGNKQSQLLQEVKDVLTRRYGSTTMRGDGQVVVVKFASYAVEVVPAFTLTSGQYWICNTHNGGSYQTIDPAAEIEHVRESNSATSGNSRDLIRMLKCWQWNCSVPLKSFWLELLAVDFLRTWEHRGKSTTYYDWMVRDFLRWLVGKAWSYVYVPGTGEIISIGDAWKSRAETARDRAVRACDLEAADKVYDAGVEWQKIFGTQIPVS, from the coding sequence ATGTTCAACCAAGCGGCGTTTTCATCGCAACGGCAGGGTATTACGGTGAGCCAACGCTTCGACAGATTTCTGTCAAACCTCCGGCTTACCGAAGACCAGCGACAGGACGGTATTACGAAGCACGGGGGCGTCCGTTCCTGTCTGAACGAACACTATTGGGGCACGACATCGACCACGGCAAACAGCATGCTAGTCGGCTCGTGGGGAAAGAACACGGAAATACGGCCACCACGAGACATCGACGTGCTTTTTTGTCTGCCCAAGTCGGTCTATGACCGTTTTCAGACGCGGCCGGGCAACAAACAGTCTCAGTTGCTCCAGGAGGTGAAGGACGTGCTCACCCGCCGATACGGGAGCACGACGATGCGAGGAGACGGTCAGGTGGTCGTCGTCAAGTTCGCCTCATACGCCGTCGAGGTAGTGCCGGCCTTCACACTCACAAGTGGCCAGTATTGGATTTGCAATACACACAACGGCGGCAGCTATCAGACTATCGACCCTGCGGCTGAGATTGAGCACGTTCGCGAGTCGAACAGTGCGACAAGCGGTAACAGTCGTGACCTGATTCGCATGCTGAAGTGCTGGCAGTGGAATTGCAGTGTGCCGCTAAAGTCGTTTTGGCTCGAACTGCTTGCGGTCGATTTCCTGCGGACTTGGGAACATCGCGGGAAGAGTACGACCTATTATGACTGGATGGTGCGGGACTTCTTGCGGTGGCTTGTTGGCAAGGCTTGGAGCTATGTCTACGTGCCCGGCACAGGGGAGATAATCTCCATTGGCGACGCCTGGAAGAGCAGAGCGGAGACTGCCCGTGACCGTGCCGTGAGAGCCTGCGACCTCGAAGCTGCAGACAAGGTGTATGATGCTGGTGTCGAGTGGCAGAAGATTTTCGGAACCCAGATTCCGGTTTCGTGA
- a CDS encoding site-specific integrase: protein MPKQGPNHHKRVPKLSFTANQGIGWHVSYRDDDGVPRRHRFGIKERSGEPQAKLLYHAWVLEHLGGENVKAFPTKAKRATKPKKDNRILSGSLLEISSGFLDSEEARARKGHEPKRRGTIAAEVFRDRQKAVKDFLAFINAEHGAGATARMRLSDLKMEDIEDFNRAIVKQGFSASQVAKRLQLVKAIIDRAGRPEHGGQMLTWNWDSRDVSHGKPTNERLMPTRRQILKMLRGTDLRGRTMIWLGIGLGFGARDLAAIRVGQITKDAYDLRRSKTGVQRFGETPPRVWHYVSMYQATEKRPTGQLLFVTRHGVPLVQPTSNAVTQWWDKLRKRVGESKETLPGFYTLRHLGATEFGSRPGTSISEVKRWLGHSASSDMADVYMRPVRPEYREVVEWARTRLLGSA, encoded by the coding sequence GTGCCGAAGCAGGGACCCAACCACCACAAACGAGTGCCGAAGCTCTCCTTCACCGCCAACCAGGGCATCGGCTGGCACGTGAGCTACCGAGACGACGACGGAGTCCCTCGCCGTCATCGGTTCGGCATCAAAGAGCGTAGCGGCGAGCCGCAAGCAAAGCTCCTCTATCACGCTTGGGTCTTGGAGCACCTTGGCGGCGAGAATGTGAAAGCGTTCCCGACCAAGGCCAAGCGAGCCACCAAACCCAAGAAGGACAACCGGATACTTTCAGGGAGCTTGCTCGAAATATCAAGTGGCTTCCTCGATTCCGAGGAGGCTCGGGCACGGAAGGGGCACGAGCCGAAGCGACGCGGCACCATCGCGGCCGAGGTCTTTCGCGACCGCCAAAAGGCCGTGAAGGACTTCCTCGCCTTCATCAACGCCGAGCACGGGGCCGGAGCGACCGCCAGGATGCGACTCTCCGACCTGAAGATGGAGGACATCGAGGACTTCAACCGGGCGATTGTAAAGCAGGGCTTTTCGGCTTCGCAGGTTGCGAAGCGGCTTCAACTCGTAAAGGCCATCATCGACCGTGCCGGGAGACCCGAGCACGGCGGTCAGATGCTCACCTGGAATTGGGATTCCCGCGACGTGTCGCACGGCAAGCCCACCAACGAGCGGCTCATGCCAACACGGCGTCAAATTCTGAAGATGCTCCGCGGCACCGACCTCCGCGGCCGCACGATGATTTGGCTCGGCATCGGCCTTGGTTTTGGAGCTCGCGACCTCGCAGCGATTCGCGTTGGTCAGATTACGAAAGACGCCTACGACCTCCGCCGCAGTAAGACCGGCGTGCAGCGATTTGGCGAAACGCCGCCGCGGGTTTGGCACTACGTCTCGATGTATCAGGCAACGGAGAAGCGGCCGACAGGCCAGCTTCTCTTCGTGACGCGACACGGAGTGCCGCTCGTGCAGCCGACTTCAAACGCTGTGACGCAGTGGTGGGACAAGCTTCGGAAGAGGGTGGGGGAGAGCAAGGAGACGCTTCCCGGTTTCTACACGCTCCGTCACCTCGGGGCGACCGAATTCGGCTCTCGGCCCGGAACCTCCATCAGCGAGGTGAAGCGATGGCTCGGGCACTCAGCGAGCTCCGACATGGCCGACGTTTACATGCGGCCCGTCCGCCCCGAGTATCGTGAGGTTGTCGAATGGGCACGCACCCGGTTGCTTGGAAGTGCATAA
- a CDS encoding ImmA/IrrE family metallo-endopeptidase, whose translation MRPALSYRYFEPRWGSRQVDRRAWECLERCRKRRKLETLPLPIPVEDWIEGPLRIKFGFADLSRLGSDVLGAAYPTKPEILIDQQVLTNEGRCRFTAAHELGHIILHSKVARTFKDTLDYGFSARNQFEREANRFAAAFLMPLVLLERELLQLCDNRRTSRSECIAALMEPAGDSEALWRRFLSALRRRFNVSTQAAVIRCSDIQPRIRNTQPLLPRALVEKLIQPAPDPQQQLAFGGGSISMG comes from the coding sequence ATGCGACCCGCGCTAAGCTACCGCTATTTCGAGCCACGATGGGGTTCTCGCCAGGTGGACCGCCGTGCGTGGGAGTGCCTTGAGAGGTGCCGCAAGCGCCGGAAGCTGGAGACACTGCCGCTTCCGATTCCCGTCGAGGATTGGATCGAGGGTCCGTTACGAATCAAGTTCGGCTTCGCCGACCTTTCGCGGCTCGGCTCTGACGTGTTGGGCGCGGCCTATCCAACAAAACCGGAGATCCTCATTGACCAACAGGTGCTGACGAACGAGGGGCGTTGTCGGTTCACTGCGGCACACGAACTCGGCCACATCATACTTCACTCCAAGGTGGCCCGTACGTTTAAGGACACACTCGACTACGGATTCAGCGCCCGTAATCAATTCGAGCGTGAGGCGAATCGCTTCGCTGCTGCTTTCCTGATGCCGCTCGTGTTGCTAGAACGCGAACTCCTGCAGCTTTGCGACAACCGACGGACGAGCCGCTCCGAATGCATAGCAGCGCTGATGGAGCCAGCGGGAGACTCCGAGGCACTCTGGCGGCGGTTCCTGTCTGCATTGCGACGGAGGTTCAACGTTTCCACGCAAGCTGCCGTGATTCGCTGCTCAGACATACAACCACGGATACGCAATACGCAACCGTTGCTTCCCCGTGCTTTGGTTGAGAAGTTGATTCAACCGGCTCCAGACCCGCAGCAACAACTCGCCTTCGGCGGAGGAAGCATTTCGATGGGTTGA
- a CDS encoding helix-turn-helix transcriptional regulator, whose protein sequence is MPRHARSSPEPVGELLRRTRVESLNKGLREMAKILDIAPAHLTDLELGRRTPSEDLLRRVSGAYGIPESTLRAGWARPDAIVSEVATQDAMTAEKVPALLRNARRLTRDQWDALIEEAQRLSAQKDSRKAK, encoded by the coding sequence ATGCCACGACACGCACGATCCAGTCCGGAGCCGGTGGGCGAGTTGCTTCGCCGAACTCGCGTCGAGAGCCTGAACAAGGGATTACGCGAGATGGCCAAGATTCTCGATATCGCTCCAGCCCACCTTACAGATCTGGAGCTTGGGCGACGCACTCCGTCCGAGGACCTTCTCAGGCGAGTCAGCGGAGCATATGGCATTCCCGAGTCAACGCTGCGGGCTGGATGGGCACGTCCCGACGCGATTGTCTCGGAAGTAGCCACCCAGGATGCTATGACGGCTGAAAAGGTGCCGGCACTTCTGCGAAATGCTCGTCGACTCACACGTGACCAGTGGGACGCGCTGATCGAAGAAGCTCAGCGTCTATCAGCGCAGAAGGATTCACGAAAGGCGAAATAG